One part of the Vanessa cardui chromosome 2, ilVanCard2.1, whole genome shotgun sequence genome encodes these proteins:
- the LOC124542813 gene encoding 60S acidic ribosomal protein P0 translates to MGREDKATWKTNYFTKIIQLLDEYPKCFIVGADNVGSQQMQQIRISLRGSSIVLMGKNTMMRKAIKDHLETNPALEKLLPHIKGNVGFVFTRGDLVEVRDKLLENKVRAPARPGAIAPLAVVIPAHNTGLGPEKTAFFQALSIPTKISKGTIEIINDVHILKPGDKVGASEATLLNMLNISPFSYGLVVKQVYDSGTIFAPAILDIKPEDLRAKFQEGVANVAALSLAIGYPTVASAPHSIANGFKNLLAIAAVTEVEFKEATTIKEFIKDPSKFVAAVAAPAAAAAPAAAKKEEEKKPEKEDSESDDDMGFGLFD, encoded by the exons ATGGGTAGGGAGGACAAGGCTACTTGGAAAACCAACTACTTCACCAAGATCATC CAACTCTTAGATGAGTACCCCAAATGTTTCATCGTGGGTGCTGACAATGTGGGATCGCAGCAGATGCAGCAGATCCGTATCTCGCTGCGAGGCAGCAGTATTGTGTTGATGGGCAAGAACACCATGATGCGTAAAGCAATCAAAGACCACTTAGAGACCAACCCTGCTCTCGAGAAGTTGCTTCCGCACATCAAGGGCAATGTCGGCTTCGTCTTCACCCGTGGAGACCTCGTCGAG gTCCGTGACAAGCTGCTGGAGAACAAAGTTCGTGCTCCAGCTAGGCCTGGTGCCATTGCTCCATTGGCTGTTGTCATCCCAGCCCACAACACTGGTTTGGGTCCCGAGAAGACTGCTTTCTTCCAGGCTCTGTCCATCCCAACCAAGATTTCCAagg GTACCATTGAAATCATCAACGATGTCCACATTCTCAAGCCTGGTGACAAGGTCGGAGCTTCCGAAGCCACCCTTCTTAACATGTTGAACATTTCCCCCTTCTCATACGGTCTTGTCGTTAAACAA gTCTATGACTCTGGTACCATCTTTGCTCCTGCTATCCTTGACATCAAACCAGAGGACCTCCGTGCCAAGTTCCAAGAGGGAGTGGCAAACGTTGCCGCCCTCTCGTTGGCTATTGGCTACCCAACTGTGGCCTCTGCTCCTCACTCTATTGCCAACGGATTCAAGAACTTGCTGGCCATTGCTGCCGTTACCGAAGTCGAATTCAAGGAAGCCACTACCATTAAGGAGTTCATTAAG GACCCTAGCAAGTTCGTCGCCGCTGTGGCCGCACCCGCCGCTGCTGCTGCGCCGGCCGCCGCCAAGAAAGAGGAGGAGAAGAAGCCGGAGAAGGAAGACTCTGAGAGTGACGACGACATGGGCTTCGGACTCTTCGATTAA